One window of Longimicrobiales bacterium genomic DNA carries:
- a CDS encoding methylated-DNA--[protein]-cysteine S-methyltransferase → MNTTIERTLPPADEMYGALLARDTRYDGIFFTAVRTTGIFCRPTCPAKKPDRRNVDFFASARAALAHGFRPCLRCRPMEPPGATPEPIRLLLAEIERAPMNRLRDADLRARGLEPAALRRWFRTHHGMTFQAYHRALRLSRALGQLASGADITRAAFDNGYDSLSGFQDALRQITGRSPARSRNTTVVHLSRVLTPLGPMLLGTADEQVCILEFTDRRMLETQLTRLSRKLGCAFLPGSTDVSRRMEGELAEYFAGERRVFETPVATPGTDFQQRVWAALREIPFGTVRSYGEQARAIGEPNAVRAVARANGDNRIAIVIPCHRVIGADGTLTGYGGGLWRKQWLLEHEGWTSPGTGSVTSAQTELL, encoded by the coding sequence ATGAACACGACGATCGAACGCACGCTGCCGCCGGCGGACGAGATGTACGGTGCGCTGCTCGCGCGTGACACCCGCTACGACGGCATCTTCTTCACGGCGGTCCGCACGACCGGCATCTTCTGCCGGCCCACGTGCCCCGCAAAGAAGCCGGACCGGCGCAACGTCGATTTCTTCGCGTCGGCGCGCGCTGCCCTGGCTCACGGGTTCCGGCCCTGCCTCCGCTGCCGCCCGATGGAGCCGCCCGGCGCCACCCCGGAGCCGATCCGTCTGCTGCTGGCCGAGATCGAGCGTGCGCCGATGAACCGGCTGCGCGACGCCGACCTGCGCGCCCGGGGTCTCGAGCCCGCGGCGCTGCGCCGCTGGTTCCGCACCCATCACGGGATGACCTTCCAGGCGTACCACCGCGCACTGCGGCTTTCCCGCGCGCTGGGCCAGCTCGCGAGCGGCGCCGACATCACCCGCGCTGCCTTCGACAACGGCTACGATTCGCTGAGCGGCTTCCAGGATGCGCTGCGCCAGATCACCGGGCGCTCCCCGGCGCGCAGCCGGAACACGACGGTCGTGCACCTCTCGCGCGTCCTGACGCCCCTCGGTCCGATGCTGCTCGGGACTGCCGACGAGCAGGTTTGCATCCTGGAGTTCACGGATCGCCGCATGCTGGAAACGCAGCTCACACGGCTCAGCCGGAAGCTGGGGTGTGCCTTTCTGCCCGGATCGACCGACGTGAGTCGCCGGATGGAAGGGGAGCTGGCGGAGTACTTCGCCGGTGAGCGCCGCGTCTTCGAGACCCCGGTCGCCACGCCCGGCACGGACTTCCAGCAGCGCGTCTGGGCCGCACTGCGCGAGATTCCCTTCGGCACCGTGCGCAGCTACGGCGAGCAGGCGCGCGCGATCGGTGAGCCGAACGCGGTGCGCGCCGTCGCGCGCGCGAACGGCGACAATCGCATCGCGATCGTGATCCCCTGCCACCGCGTCATCGGTGCGGACGGCACGCTGACCGGCTATGGCGGCGGACTCTGGCGCAAGCAGTGGCTGCTGGAGCACGAGGGCTGGACTTCACCCGGCACCGGTTCCGTGACGAGCGCGCAGACAGAGCTGCTCTGA
- a CDS encoding penicillin acylase family protein codes for MTRLLRTAAICILLFAPAPPLAAQSFTPEEVRRWEQQAQDIEIIRDRWGIAHVYGETDADAVFGMVYAQAEDDFNRVEMNYILSLGYLAQAEGEGGIWHDLRARMYADPDSLKAAYSASPDWLKRLMDSWAAGLNYYLHTHPDVEPRVIRRFEPWMALSFTEGSIGGDIERISLEDLAAFYGGTDAPEPVPSPLEEMLGSLDGPAPEPRGSNGFAIAPELTRNGNALLFINPHTSFYFRSELQMTSNEGLNAYGAVTWGQFFIYQGFSERAGWMHTSSRVDNIDWFLETPVRRNGRYFYRYGDEERPMTSRTITIPYRTDRGLQERTFTAYFTHRGPIVGREGERWLSVHIMWQPVNALIQSYSRTRAANLDEYVEIMRLHTNSSNNTIFADAEGNIAYFHSNYIPRRDPRFDWSQPVDGSDPATAYDGVLSYEETPNVVNPDIGWVYNVNNWPWSAAGPDSPRREDYPAYVETTTAESPRGKHALMLLEDPDPFTMASLTELAYDSYLPSFAEMVPALLQAVDEIDAAWRIVQAAEVLRDWDYRWGVNSVATSLAVFWGEDVLRAVAADARERGMSGEDFIAHGHADDEVLLSSFAGAVARLEEDFGTWQVPWWHINRFQRISPEIGPNFDDARHSIPVPFTSARWGSLASFGARPYPNTKKWYGTSGNSFVAVVEFGDSVRARAVSAGGESGDPASPHFDDQAAIYAMGALRDVYFYRSDVEAHAERRYAPGQ; via the coding sequence ATGACGAGACTGCTCCGCACTGCCGCGATCTGCATCCTGCTCTTCGCGCCGGCCCCGCCGCTGGCCGCACAGTCGTTCACGCCGGAGGAAGTCCGGCGCTGGGAGCAGCAGGCGCAGGACATCGAGATCATCCGCGACCGCTGGGGCATCGCGCACGTGTACGGCGAGACGGATGCGGACGCCGTGTTCGGCATGGTCTACGCCCAGGCGGAGGACGACTTCAACCGGGTCGAGATGAACTACATCCTCTCGCTCGGTTACCTCGCCCAGGCAGAGGGCGAGGGCGGCATCTGGCATGATCTGCGTGCGCGCATGTACGCGGATCCGGATTCGCTGAAGGCGGCGTACTCGGCCAGCCCCGACTGGCTGAAGCGACTGATGGATTCCTGGGCCGCCGGCCTCAATTACTACCTGCACACGCACCCGGACGTCGAGCCTCGCGTGATCAGGCGCTTCGAGCCGTGGATGGCCCTCAGCTTCACGGAGGGCAGCATCGGCGGCGACATCGAGCGCATCTCCCTCGAGGATCTCGCCGCGTTCTACGGCGGAACGGATGCGCCGGAGCCGGTGCCTTCGCCGCTCGAGGAGATGCTCGGCTCACTCGACGGGCCGGCGCCCGAGCCGCGCGGCTCCAACGGGTTCGCCATTGCGCCCGAGCTCACGCGCAACGGCAACGCGCTGCTCTTCATCAACCCGCACACGTCGTTCTACTTCCGCTCCGAGCTGCAGATGACGAGCAACGAGGGATTGAACGCGTACGGTGCCGTGACCTGGGGGCAGTTCTTCATCTACCAGGGCTTCAGCGAGCGCGCCGGCTGGATGCACACGTCGAGTCGCGTCGACAACATCGACTGGTTCCTCGAGACGCCGGTCCGGCGCAACGGCCGTTACTTCTACCGGTACGGCGACGAGGAGCGCCCGATGACCTCGCGCACGATCACGATCCCGTACCGCACCGATCGCGGCCTGCAGGAGCGGACGTTCACCGCGTACTTCACGCACCGCGGTCCCATCGTGGGGCGCGAAGGGGAGCGCTGGCTGAGCGTGCACATCATGTGGCAGCCGGTGAATGCACTGATCCAGTCGTACAGCCGCACCAGGGCCGCCAACCTCGACGAGTACGTCGAGATCATGCGGCTGCACACCAACTCGTCGAACAACACGATCTTCGCCGATGCGGAAGGCAACATCGCGTACTTCCACTCGAACTACATCCCGCGTCGTGACCCGCGCTTCGACTGGTCGCAGCCGGTGGATGGAAGTGACCCCGCGACCGCGTACGACGGTGTGCTCTCCTACGAGGAGACGCCCAACGTGGTCAACCCGGACATCGGCTGGGTCTACAACGTGAACAACTGGCCGTGGTCCGCGGCGGGGCCGGACAGCCCCCGGCGCGAGGACTATCCCGCCTATGTCGAAACCACGACGGCGGAGTCGCCGCGCGGCAAGCACGCGCTGATGCTGCTCGAGGATCCGGATCCGTTCACGATGGCGTCGCTCACGGAGCTGGCGTACGACAGCTACCTGCCGTCGTTTGCCGAGATGGTGCCGGCGCTGCTCCAGGCCGTCGACGAGATCGACGCAGCGTGGCGCATCGTCCAGGCGGCCGAGGTGCTGCGCGACTGGGACTACCGCTGGGGGGTGAACTCGGTCGCAACGTCGCTCGCGGTGTTCTGGGGGGAGGACGTGCTTCGGGCCGTTGCCGCGGACGCGCGCGAGCGTGGAATGTCCGGTGAGGACTTCATCGCTCACGGCCACGCCGATGACGAGGTGCTGCTGTCATCGTTCGCGGGCGCAGTGGCCCGGCTGGAGGAGGACTTCGGCACGTGGCAGGTCCCGTGGTGGCACATCAACCGCTTCCAGCGCATCAGCCCGGAGATCGGCCCCAACTTCGACGACGCCAGGCACAGCATCCCGGTGCCGTTCACCTCCGCGCGCTGGGGCTCGCTGGCCTCGTTCGGCGCACGGCCCTACCCGAACACGAAGAAGTGGTACGGCACGAGCGGCAACAGCTTCGTTGCGGTCGTGGAGTTCGGGGACAGCGTACGGGCCAGGGCCGTCTCCGCGGGCGGCGAGAGCGGGGATCCGGCCTCGCCCCACTTCGACGACCAGGCAGCGATTTACGCCATGGGCGCACTGCGCGACGTGTATTTCTACCGTTCGGACGTCGAGGCGCACGCCGAGCGTCGCTACGCGCCCGGGCAGTAG